AAACCAAGCGTCACGGCATGTCTTTCGGTAAGCGCAGCGACTGGAAAAAGGCCTACGTGGTTCTTAAAGAAGGTCAGGACATCGACTTTGTCGGTGGTGCTGAGTAAGAAGGGGATTAGAAATGCCATTATTGAAAGCTAAGCCAACTTCTGCCGGTCGTCGTCACGTTGTTCAGGTCGTTAATCCTGACCTGCACAAAGGTGCACCTTACGCGCCTTTGCTAGAGAAAAACAGCAAGTCTGGTGGTCGTAACAACGGTGGTCGTATCACGACTCGTCACATCGGTGGTGGTCACAAGCAACACTATCGTGTAATCGACTTCAAACGCAACAAAGACGGCATTCCAGCTAAAGTTGAGCGTTTAGAGTACGATCCAAACCGTTCTGCGAACATTGCTCTAGTATTGTATGCAGACGGTGAACGTCGTTACATTCTAGCTCCTAAGGGTATGAAAGCAGGTGATGCAATCCAGTCTGGTTCGGACGCTCCGATCAAGTCTGGTAACACACTACCTATGCGTAACATCCCTGTAGGTACTGTTGTACACGCAATTGAAATGAAGCCTGGCAAGGGTGCACAAATCGCACGTTCTGCTGGTGCTTACGCTCAGATCCTAGCACGTGACGGAAACTACGTTACCCTACGTCTACGCTCTGGCGAAATGCGTAAAGTTCTTTCTGATTGCCGCGCCACCATTGGTGAAGTTGGTAATGCAGAGCACATGCTTCGTTCACTAGGTAAAGCTGGTGCTACACGCTGGCGTGGTGTTCGTCCTACCGTTCGTGGTGTTGCCATGAACCCGGTTGATCACCCACACGGTGGTGGTGAAGGTCGTACATCTGGCGGTCGTCACCCAGTAACTCCTTGGGGTGTTCCTACTAAAGGTAAGAAAACCCGAAGCAACAAGCGTACTGATAAGCTTATCGTACGTCGTCGTAACAAGTAATAGCGAGGATTCACCATGCCACGTTCTCTCAAGAAAGGTCCTTTTATTGACCTTCACTTGCTGAAGAAGGTAGAGGCTGCAGTGGAAAAGAACGAACGTAAACCAATCAAAACTTGGTCTCGTCGTTCTATGATCATCCCAGATATGATTGGGTTGACCATTGCGGTCCATAACGGTCGACAACATGTACCTGTCATTATTAGTGACGAAATGGTCGGCCACAAGTTGGGCGAATTTGCGCCAACGCGTACTTACCGCGGCCATGTCGCGGATAAGAAAGCTAAACGTTAAGGGGTAGGAAGATGGAAGCATTAGCTAAACACCGTTTTGCCCGCACGTCGGCTCAAAAGGCACGCTTGGTTGCGGATCAAATTCGCGGAATGCACGTTGAGAAAGCTCTTGAGCTTCTTACGTACAGCCCGAAGAAAAGCGCAGCGCTAGTAAAGAAAGTATTGGAATCTGCGATTGCTAACGCAGAGCACAACGAAGGCGCAGACATCGATGAACTTCGCGTGTCTAAAGTTTTCGTTGACGAAGGTCCAACTATGAAACGTATCAAGCCACGTGCTAAAGGCCGTGCTGATCGTATCTTCAAGCGCAGCAGTCACATCACTGTGGTTGTAGCGGATAACTAGGAGTAGATAATGGGACAGAAGGTACATCCTACAGGTATACGCCTGGGTATCAGCAAACCATGGACATCTACCTGGTACGCTAATACTGCAGACTATGCAGACAACCTGTATAACGATCATCAGGTACGTCAGTATCTGACTAAACAACTTAAGAACGCTTCACTTTCTAAGATCGTGATCGAGCGTCCTGCTAAGAGCATCCGTGTAACTATTCACACTGCTCGTCCAGGCGTTGTAATCGGTAAGAAAGGTGAAGACGTAGAGAAGTTGCGTAACTACGTATCTAAGCTAGCCGGCGTGCCAGCTCAGATCAACATCGCTGAAGTACGTAAGCCAGAGCTAGATGGCCAGCTAGTAGCTGACAGCATCTCTAGCCAGCTAGAGCGTCGTGTTATGTTCCGTCGTGCTATGAAGCGTGCGGTTCAAAACGCAATGCGTCTAGGCGCGAAAGGTATCAAAGTTGAAGTTAGCGGCCGTTTGGGCGGTGCAGAGATTGCACGTTCTGAATGGTACCGTGAAGGTCGCGTTCCTCTGCACACTTTCCGTGCGGACATCGATTACGCAACCTCTGAAGCGTCAACTACTTACGGTATCATCGGCGTTAAAGTATGGATCTTCAAAGGTGAAGTTCTAGGTGGTCTACCTACAACTCAAGAGCAAGCACCAGCTGCTCAACCTAAGAAGAAAGGCCGCAACGCTAAGCGAGAGGGCTAATCATGTTACAACCAAAACGCATGAAGTTCCGTAAGATGCACAAAGGCCGCAACCGCGGCTTAGCAGCGGGTAATACTGTTGCCTTTGGTACTTACGGCCTTAAAGCAGTTGGCCGTGGTCGAATGACTGCGCGTCAAATCGAAGCAGCGCGTCGTGCTATGACTCGTCACGTTAAGCGTCAAGGTAAAATTTGGATTCGAGTTTTCCCTGACAAGCCAATTACTGAGAAGCCTCTTGAAGTGCGTCAAGGTAAAGGTAAAGGTAACGTTGAGTACTGGGTATGCCAAATTCAGCCTGGTCGTGTTCTTTATGAGATGGAAGGTGTTCCTGAAGCTCTAGCACGCGAAGCGTTTGAATTGGCAGCGGCTAAACTGCCATTTAAAACAACCTTTGTAACTCGGACGGTGATGTAATGAAAGCGACTGAACTGAAAGACAAAAGCGTAGAAGAGCTGAACGCAGAGTTGATTAACCTGCTACGCGAACAGTTCAACCTGCGCATGCAGCACACAACAGGTCAGCTTGAAAAAACTGATCAGTTGAGAAAAGTACGTCGTAACATCGCGCGTGTTAAAACCATTCTGACTCAAAAGGCTGATGCGTAATGACTGAGCAAAAAATTCGTACAGTACAAGGTCGTGTGGTTAGCAACAAGATGGATAAAACCATCACTGTTGTAGTTGAACGTTTTGTTAAGCACCCAATCTACGGGAAGTTCATCAAGCGCTCTACTAAGCTTCACGCCCACGACGAAAACAACGTGTGCAACCAAGGTGACGTAGTAACAGTACGTGAATGTCGCCCATTGTCTAAGAACAAAACTTGGACTTTAGTTGACGTTGTAGAAAAAGCTGGCGTTTAATCGCTAACTTTTTTCAAAGTCTTAAAAAAGCCGCTTTCGAGCGGCTTTTTTGTTTTTATTTTACGACACGTTTGAGCGAAGTATCAGGCGATTGGGAGATTAAAGAAAAATACAGTTCACTGTAGGCTTTCATCATTGGTTCGATGCTAAATTCGCTGCATACGTGCTCGAACAATGCGTTACCTAAACGCGTACGCTTGTCACTGTTATCCATAAGGTCAAGCAGGGTTTCCGCTATACCGTCAATATCACCTGGTGCAACCATAAGTCCCGTCTCATCATGCTTAATAACCTCTGGTATACCGCCGACAGGACTGGCTATTACGGCACACTTGCTCGCACCAGCCTGCAATAAAATGACGCCCAATCCTTCGGTATACGACGGATGAATGACGATATCAATAGAAGGCAGTATTTTGGCAACATCTTTTGAGAAGCCGCATAGTTTTACATTGTTCTGTAGTTTATGACGGTCAATAAGTGCTTGATAGCTCTCTTGTAATGCCCCTTTGCCAAAGAGTAAACAGGTAACATTTGGGTTTTGTGCTATAACATCCTGCATCGCCAGAATGATATCGGCTTGGCCTTTTCTAGAGATATACTGCGCGAAATTGCCAATGACGAGGTGTTCGTCGGGTATATCAAACGTACTGTTTAGCCACGCCCTGTCAGCGCCTTGGGAGTACTCATCAATGTCTATTGCTGAGTGGATGACATCTTGATGAACTACGCCTTCGCAGTGCAGTGAAACCACTTGCTGGACGCCATGAGAAATACTGATGACTGCGTCATATTGCTTGTATTTGTAATAGGCAAATTTTGACTCGGGATTATCAACTCGCCGAGTACAGATGGCGGGAATTCCGGTGATTTTAGCAAGTATTGCGCCCCAAACATCTGCGCCACGACGACTGTGAACATGAATAATAGAGGGATTGACCGACTTAACAACGTCCAACATTCGCTTTATACAGAAGAAATCAGCCTCACCCTTGTAAGCAATTGGATGTATGCGGCAACTGTCAAATCTGACTTTACTAATGTCACTGTCATCGGTACATAACAAGTGCTGCTCAATGACACTATTTGTTTCTAGTGCCTTAATCAAGTAAGCAACTTGTTTGGCACCGCCATACAAATGACGTCCAAGTTCTATGTGGAGTACGCTGTTACTCAAGTGACGTCCTTAGTCTTTACTGGAATACTTGTTATATACGGCAATAAACTGCTAAAGACCTTTTTAGGTGACAAATTTTTCATACAGTCATACTTGGCATCACAGCTTGGTCTTCTTCTGCATGGTGCACAATCCATATCCTCAAAAAGCACATGGGTATAAATACTGTTTGTTTGGGTATAGGGGCGCGTTGATCCGAATAAGGCTACAGTCGGCTTTTTGTAGCATGTCGCTACGTGCGTTAAACCTGTATCCACACCGACAAAGGCAAAACAGGTGTTAATTAGGCTTATGGACTCATCTAAGCTCACTTTACCTGCCAGTGAAACGACATCATCGTTATCAAACGTTAACCCCTCAGCGTGAGCGGCGTCTTTGGGGCCACCCAAAATTGCGATAGGCATGGTTGTTTCACTGCGTATAAGCGCTATAAGCGTCTGCCAGTGGGTGAGTGGCCAATGCTTTTGGGGGCGAGTTGTAAAGGGGGCTATAGCAATATAGGGTGTATCTAGGCCTAAGGTTGCTGCAGTTGCTTGCGCACTTTTTGCTTTATCTTCACTCACCGCAATGCACATATCATAATCAAACGCACTGATAGCATTGGCATAACGCACTTCACTTTTTGCATTTAAAGAAGTCCCATTTACGAGCGTATGAATGTAGAAAGCGAGTTTCTTATATTCACTTGAAATGCTCGGTGACGTGGGTTTATTGACTACCTTGTTGAGCAGAATATGGCTGCGCTCTTTACTCTTAAAACCAATACGCATTCTGGCGCCGCTGATAAATGCAAAAAACGCACTTTTGATTAGTCCTTGTGCTTCTATCGCAACTGAAAAATGTTGTTGCTGCAAGTGTTGCCTAAATGCCCATACGGTTTTACATAGCTGCCAGTACTGTTTATCTTTTACCAGTCGTTGCCAGTCTGATTTGGGCCAAGTAATGACATCGTCAACATAGGGGTGTGATTGCACAAGGCTTTTGTATGGCGCTTCAACTAGCCAAGTCAGCTTTGAATCGGGGTAACTTCGTTTAATGCTAGACGGCAGACCTGAAGCCATTACAATATCGCCTATTGCGCTTAACCGAATAAACAAAACTCGCTGATGTTGTTGTGGCATTGAAAGTCTTTTAGAGCGATTCGTGACAATAGCCAAAAATAACAACACAGTTTAGAGTCAGTTTAATGACTGCTACATTACACCGTGTAATGCTAAGGACTTAACTATGTTTGCTGCCGACAAAAACGGCTACAAACCTACTTTTATCGAAGATGTCTGTCGCTGGATATACTCATCGATTTTAACGCTGCTCATTCCCTTTGCTTTTCTGCAGTTGATGTTGCGAAGTAAAACACGTAACAAAGACTACAATCACAGACGCTTTGAGCGTTTCGGTTTTGTTGCTACACCTGCTAAATCAGGTGGGTACCTTTTTCACTGCGTATCGGTAGGCGAAGTTGTTGCCGCGTCTTGTCTTATTAAACGCATAATTGAAGATGAGCCTGAAGCCCAGATAACCATTACAACAACAACACCAACAGGCTCGGCGCGAGTGAGAGCCATTTTCGGTGACAAGGTGCATCACTTCTATCTTCCATATGACTTACACATGGCCATGGCAGGTATGCTAAAGCGGGTTAAGCCAAAAGCAGTACTCATCACTGAAGTCGAGTTGTGGCCAAATCTAATACATGCCTGTTGGAAGCGCGAAATACCAGTGATGGTTATAAATGCGCGGATGACTGATAGATCAGCGCGTCGTTACAAAAAAATCGGGAAGTTGTTTAATCCCATGCTCGAGAAGCTTAATCACATCTGTGCTCAGGGCGAGCGAGACTTTAAAAACTATGCTTGGTTGGGTGTGCCGAGCAATAAACTCACGTTAACCAATAATATTAAGTTTGACCAAGTCGCGTCGCTATCAGGTGAGAAACAGCATTTCTTAGGACTTGAGCATTCAATTAAACCTATCTTGGTGGCGGGTAGTACCCATGAACCTGAAGAAACCACCATTCTTGACGCAGTACAACGCTTGTGGACGCTATGTCCCAGTATGCGTGTGGTTATTGTACCGCGACATCCTGAAAGGTTTGACGTTGTGGCCAAGATTCTAGAAAAGCGCGGCCTATCTTTTGTGAGAAGCTCACAAGTTAGCGACGTCGCTGACGACATTAATATCGTGCTACTCGATGAAATGGGGAAGTTGAATCAAGCCTATTCT
The DNA window shown above is from Alteromonas sp. KC3 and carries:
- a CDS encoding glycosyltransferase family 9 protein, with protein sequence MPQQHQRVLFIRLSAIGDIVMASGLPSSIKRSYPDSKLTWLVEAPYKSLVQSHPYVDDVITWPKSDWQRLVKDKQYWQLCKTVWAFRQHLQQQHFSVAIEAQGLIKSAFFAFISGARMRIGFKSKERSHILLNKVVNKPTSPSISSEYKKLAFYIHTLVNGTSLNAKSEVRYANAISAFDYDMCIAVSEDKAKSAQATAATLGLDTPYIAIAPFTTRPQKHWPLTHWQTLIALIRSETTMPIAILGGPKDAAHAEGLTFDNDDVVSLAGKVSLDESISLINTCFAFVGVDTGLTHVATCYKKPTVALFGSTRPYTQTNSIYTHVLFEDMDCAPCRRRPSCDAKYDCMKNLSPKKVFSSLLPYITSIPVKTKDVT
- a CDS encoding glycosyltransferase family 4 protein; this encodes MSNSVLHIELGRHLYGGAKQVAYLIKALETNSVIEQHLLCTDDSDISKVRFDSCRIHPIAYKGEADFFCIKRMLDVVKSVNPSIIHVHSRRGADVWGAILAKITGIPAICTRRVDNPESKFAYYKYKQYDAVISISHGVQQVVSLHCEGVVHQDVIHSAIDIDEYSQGADRAWLNSTFDIPDEHLVIGNFAQYISRKGQADIILAMQDVIAQNPNVTCLLFGKGALQESYQALIDRHKLQNNVKLCGFSKDVAKILPSIDIVIHPSYTEGLGVILLQAGASKCAVIASPVGGIPEVIKHDETGLMVAPGDIDGIAETLLDLMDNSDKRTRLGNALFEHVCSEFSIEPMMKAYSELYFSLISQSPDTSLKRVVK
- the rplP gene encoding 50S ribosomal protein L16 yields the protein MLQPKRMKFRKMHKGRNRGLAAGNTVAFGTYGLKAVGRGRMTARQIEAARRAMTRHVKRQGKIWIRVFPDKPITEKPLEVRQGKGKGNVEYWVCQIQPGRVLYEMEGVPEALAREAFELAAAKLPFKTTFVTRTVM
- the rpsQ gene encoding 30S ribosomal protein S17, whose amino-acid sequence is MTEQKIRTVQGRVVSNKMDKTITVVVERFVKHPIYGKFIKRSTKLHAHDENNVCNQGDVVTVRECRPLSKNKTWTLVDVVEKAGV
- the rpsC gene encoding 30S ribosomal protein S3 is translated as MGQKVHPTGIRLGISKPWTSTWYANTADYADNLYNDHQVRQYLTKQLKNASLSKIVIERPAKSIRVTIHTARPGVVIGKKGEDVEKLRNYVSKLAGVPAQINIAEVRKPELDGQLVADSISSQLERRVMFRRAMKRAVQNAMRLGAKGIKVEVSGRLGGAEIARSEWYREGRVPLHTFRADIDYATSEASTTYGIIGVKVWIFKGEVLGGLPTTQEQAPAAQPKKKGRNAKREG
- the rplV gene encoding 50S ribosomal protein L22 — encoded protein: MEALAKHRFARTSAQKARLVADQIRGMHVEKALELLTYSPKKSAALVKKVLESAIANAEHNEGADIDELRVSKVFVDEGPTMKRIKPRAKGRADRIFKRSSHITVVVADN
- the rpmC gene encoding 50S ribosomal protein L29, which codes for MKATELKDKSVEELNAELINLLREQFNLRMQHTTGQLEKTDQLRKVRRNIARVKTILTQKADA
- the rplB gene encoding 50S ribosomal protein L2, whose product is MPLLKAKPTSAGRRHVVQVVNPDLHKGAPYAPLLEKNSKSGGRNNGGRITTRHIGGGHKQHYRVIDFKRNKDGIPAKVERLEYDPNRSANIALVLYADGERRYILAPKGMKAGDAIQSGSDAPIKSGNTLPMRNIPVGTVVHAIEMKPGKGAQIARSAGAYAQILARDGNYVTLRLRSGEMRKVLSDCRATIGEVGNAEHMLRSLGKAGATRWRGVRPTVRGVAMNPVDHPHGGGEGRTSGGRHPVTPWGVPTKGKKTRSNKRTDKLIVRRRNK
- the waaA gene encoding lipid IV(A) 3-deoxy-D-manno-octulosonic acid transferase, whose protein sequence is MFAADKNGYKPTFIEDVCRWIYSSILTLLIPFAFLQLMLRSKTRNKDYNHRRFERFGFVATPAKSGGYLFHCVSVGEVVAASCLIKRIIEDEPEAQITITTTTPTGSARVRAIFGDKVHHFYLPYDLHMAMAGMLKRVKPKAVLITEVELWPNLIHACWKREIPVMVINARMTDRSARRYKKIGKLFNPMLEKLNHICAQGERDFKNYAWLGVPSNKLTLTNNIKFDQVASLSGEKQHFLGLEHSIKPILVAGSTHEPEETTILDAVQRLWTLCPSMRVVIVPRHPERFDVVAKILEKRGLSFVRSSQVSDVADDINIVLLDEMGKLNQAYSVATFAFVGGSIADRGGHNALEPAAFSIPIMMGPHTYNNPVICGYLQERGALSIVEDAQQIADKLSAWLSEPDKRSKAGKAGRDVLDENSGALETTLTCIKQYLQ
- the rpsS gene encoding 30S ribosomal protein S19: MPRSLKKGPFIDLHLLKKVEAAVEKNERKPIKTWSRRSMIIPDMIGLTIAVHNGRQHVPVIISDEMVGHKLGEFAPTRTYRGHVADKKAKR